The following proteins are co-located in the Pseudomonas synxantha genome:
- a CDS encoding phospholipase D-like domain-containing protein, whose product MSGAVFPWRSANQFELLIDGPSFFPQMLVGIARAEQQVDLELYLVEAGACADAMVQALVLAAERGVQVRCLFDDYGSLAFTLGLRKRLIDAGVELRFYNRLNWRRWMRNLYRDHRKLLLIDQGVAVVGGTGVTDEFWTPGQDSADWHEVMVQISGPLVLDWQALFDRQWHANAARREWKPATHFGLPRLPKVPAMGPGLGRVAYADARQHRDILQSLIRALNSSKGRIWLATPYFLPTWSVRRALRRAAGRGVDVRLLLTGPRTDHPSVRYAGHRYYPRLLRAGVQIFEYQPCFLHLKMVLVDDWVSIGSCNFDHWNLRFNLEANLEALDPGLTAAVVASFETDFAQSQAVSLEAWKARPLWRRVKQRVWGWIDRLVVNLLDRRG is encoded by the coding sequence ATGAGCGGCGCAGTGTTCCCGTGGCGCAGCGCCAATCAGTTTGAATTGCTGATCGACGGGCCGAGTTTCTTCCCGCAGATGCTGGTGGGCATTGCCCGGGCCGAGCAGCAGGTCGATCTTGAATTGTATTTGGTCGAAGCCGGGGCCTGTGCCGACGCCATGGTGCAGGCGCTGGTGCTGGCCGCCGAGCGCGGCGTGCAGGTGCGCTGCCTGTTTGATGATTACGGCAGCCTGGCGTTTACCCTCGGGCTGCGCAAGCGCTTGATCGATGCTGGCGTGGAGCTGCGCTTCTACAATCGCCTGAACTGGCGGCGCTGGATGCGCAACCTGTACCGCGATCACCGCAAGCTGTTGCTGATCGACCAGGGTGTCGCCGTGGTCGGCGGCACGGGCGTCACCGATGAGTTCTGGACGCCAGGGCAAGACAGCGCCGACTGGCATGAAGTGATGGTGCAGATCAGCGGCCCGCTGGTGCTGGACTGGCAGGCCCTGTTTGACCGTCAATGGCACGCCAACGCGGCGCGCCGTGAATGGAAACCGGCGACCCATTTCGGTTTGCCGCGCCTGCCCAAGGTGCCTGCGATGGGCCCCGGCCTGGGTCGTGTGGCCTATGCCGACGCCCGTCAACACCGGGATATCCTGCAATCGCTGATCCGCGCCTTGAACAGCAGCAAGGGGCGGATCTGGCTGGCGACGCCTTACTTCCTGCCGACCTGGAGCGTGCGTCGTGCCTTGCGCAGGGCGGCAGGGCGGGGTGTGGATGTGCGTTTGCTGCTCACCGGGCCACGTACCGATCACCCGTCAGTACGCTACGCCGGCCATCGTTATTACCCGCGTCTGCTGCGGGCAGGCGTGCAGATCTTTGAATACCAGCCGTGCTTTTTGCACCTGAAAATGGTGCTGGTGGATGATTGGGTGAGCATTGGTTCATGCAATTTCGATCACTGGAATTTGCGCTTCAACCTGGAAGCCAACCTCGAAGCGCTGGACCCGGGATTGACGGCGGCGGTGGTGGCCAGTTTCGAAACCGATTTTGCCCAGAGCCAGGCGGTGAGCCTGGAGGCATGGAAAGCGCGGCCGTTGTGGCGGCGGGTGAAGCAGAGGGTGTGGGGGTGGATTGATCGGTTGGTGGTCAACCTGCTCGACCGGCGCGGCTAA
- a CDS encoding RNA polymerase sigma factor has product MSRPKPDPSSADACRGFYADILYFLRKRTDNASDAADMTQDVFTQWLGYRDRAKVEQPRAFLFQMARNLLRDHWRKQKVRQTVHSDPAEMDAEPATDEQYDPMAAALRLQRLEQLKEVLAELSPRRREALMLHRFEGLSQAQIAERMGISTSMVEKHIAFALLHCKRRLQPDLGTEQPE; this is encoded by the coding sequence ATGTCTCGTCCCAAGCCCGACCCGTCGTCGGCCGATGCCTGTCGTGGGTTTTATGCAGATATTCTGTATTTCCTGCGTAAACGCACGGACAACGCCAGCGACGCGGCGGACATGACCCAGGATGTCTTTACCCAATGGCTGGGCTACCGCGACCGGGCCAAGGTCGAGCAGCCACGGGCGTTTTTGTTCCAGATGGCGCGCAACCTGCTGCGCGATCACTGGCGCAAACAGAAGGTACGGCAGACCGTCCACTCTGACCCCGCCGAAATGGATGCCGAGCCGGCCACTGATGAGCAGTACGACCCCATGGCCGCCGCCCTGCGCCTGCAACGCCTGGAACAGTTGAAAGAAGTCCTTGCCGAACTCTCGCCCCGCCGGCGAGAAGCCCTTATGCTGCACCGCTTCGAAGGCCTGAGTCAGGCGCAGATCGCCGAGCGTATGGGCATTTCGACCAGCATGGTAGAAAAGCACATCGCCTTTGCCCTGCTGCATTGCAAGCGACGCCTTCAACCCGACCTCGGCACGGAGCAGCCAGAATGA
- the bglX gene encoding beta-glucosidase BglX produces MKKLCLLGLVATLATHPVWAETKPAALKDKDAFVSDLLKQMTLDEKIGQLRLISIGPEMPRELIRQEIAAGRIGGTFNSITRPENRPMQDAAMRSRLKIPMFFAYDVIHGHRTIFPISLALASSWDMDAIGRSGRIAAQEAAADSLDITFAPMVDISRDPRWGRTSEGFGEDTYLVSRIAEVMVKAFQGTSPANADSLMASVKHFALYGAVEGGRDYNVVDMSPVKMYQDYLPPYHAAIKAGSGGVMVALNSINGVPATANTWLMNDLLRRDWGFKGLTVSDHGAIFELIKHGVAKDGREAAKLAIKAGIDMSMNDSLYGKELPGLLKSGEIEQSDIDNAVREVLGAKYDMGLFKDPYLRIGKAEDDPVDTYADSRLHRTEARDIARRSLVLLKNHNETLPLKKSATIALVGPLAKAPIDMMGSWAAAGRPAQSVTLLDGLNAVIGEKGKVIYARGANITGDKAVLDYLNFLNFDAPEVVDDPRPAQVLIDEAVKAAKNADVIVAAVGESRGMSHESSSRTDLNIPQSQRDLIKALKATGKPLVLVLMNGRPLSILDESQQADAILETWFAGTEGGNAIADVLFGDYNPSGKLPITFPRSVGQIPTYYNHLTIGRPFTPGKPGNYTSQYFDDTTGPLFPFGYGLSYTTFSLADMALSSTTLNKTGKLDASVTVKNTGKVDGETVVQLYIQDVAGSMIRPIKELKNFQKVMLKAGEERTLHFTITEEDLKFYNTQLKFAAEPGEFNVQIGLDSQDVQQQTFELL; encoded by the coding sequence ATGAAGAAGCTGTGTTTGCTCGGCCTTGTTGCCACTCTGGCCACCCACCCCGTATGGGCAGAAACAAAGCCTGCTGCGCTTAAAGACAAGGACGCCTTCGTCAGCGACCTGCTCAAGCAAATGACCCTGGATGAAAAGATCGGCCAATTGCGCCTGATCAGCATCGGCCCGGAAATGCCCCGGGAACTGATCCGCCAGGAAATCGCCGCCGGCCGCATCGGTGGCACGTTCAACTCCATCACCCGCCCGGAAAACCGCCCGATGCAGGACGCGGCCATGCGCAGCCGCTTGAAGATCCCGATGTTCTTCGCCTACGACGTGATCCACGGCCACCGCACGATTTTCCCGATCAGCCTGGCCCTGGCTTCCAGCTGGGACATGGACGCCATCGGCCGCTCCGGGCGCATCGCCGCCCAGGAAGCCGCTGCCGACAGCCTCGACATCACCTTTGCGCCAATGGTCGATATCTCCCGCGACCCGCGCTGGGGCCGCACCTCCGAAGGGTTCGGGGAAGACACCTACCTGGTCTCGCGCATTGCCGAAGTCATGGTCAAGGCGTTCCAGGGCACCAGCCCCGCGAATGCCGACAGCCTGATGGCCAGCGTCAAGCACTTCGCCCTGTACGGTGCGGTGGAAGGCGGGCGCGACTACAACGTGGTCGACATGAGCCCGGTCAAGATGTACCAGGACTACCTGCCGCCCTACCACGCGGCAATCAAGGCCGGTTCCGGCGGCGTGATGGTGGCGTTGAACTCGATCAACGGCGTGCCCGCCACCGCCAACACCTGGCTGATGAACGACCTGCTGCGCAGAGACTGGGGCTTCAAGGGCCTGACCGTCAGCGACCACGGCGCGATCTTCGAGCTGATCAAGCACGGCGTGGCCAAGGACGGGCGCGAAGCCGCCAAGCTGGCGATCAAGGCCGGCATCGACATGAGCATGAACGACTCGCTGTACGGCAAGGAATTGCCCGGGCTGCTCAAGTCCGGCGAGATCGAGCAGAGCGACATCGACAATGCCGTGCGCGAAGTGCTCGGCGCCAAGTACGACATGGGCCTGTTCAAGGACCCGTACCTGCGCATCGGCAAGGCCGAGGATGACCCGGTCGACACCTACGCCGACAGCCGCCTGCACCGCACCGAGGCCCGGGATATCGCACGCCGTAGCCTGGTGTTGCTGAAAAACCACAACGAAACCCTGCCGCTGAAAAAATCCGCGACCATCGCTCTGGTCGGCCCGCTGGCCAAGGCCCCTATCGACATGATGGGCAGTTGGGCCGCTGCCGGCCGGCCTGCGCAATCGGTGACCCTGCTCGACGGCCTGAACGCGGTGATCGGCGAGAAAGGCAAAGTGATCTATGCCCGTGGTGCCAATATCACCGGCGACAAGGCAGTGCTCGACTACCTCAACTTCCTCAACTTTGATGCCCCGGAAGTGGTGGATGACCCGCGCCCTGCCCAAGTGCTGATTGACGAAGCGGTCAAGGCCGCGAAGAACGCCGACGTTATCGTCGCAGCGGTGGGCGAGTCCCGTGGCATGTCCCACGAGTCGTCGAGCCGCACCGACCTGAATATCCCGCAAAGCCAGCGCGACCTGATCAAGGCCCTGAAAGCTACCGGCAAACCGTTGGTTTTGGTGCTGATGAACGGCCGTCCGCTGTCGATCCTCGATGAGAGCCAGCAGGCCGACGCGATCCTGGAAACCTGGTTCGCCGGCACCGAAGGCGGCAACGCCATCGCCGACGTGCTGTTCGGTGACTACAACCCGTCGGGCAAGCTGCCGATCACCTTCCCACGTTCGGTGGGGCAGATTCCCACCTACTACAACCACCTGACCATCGGCCGACCATTCACCCCAGGCAAGCCGGGCAACTACACCTCGCAGTACTTCGATGACACCACCGGCCCGCTGTTTCCGTTTGGTTATGGCCTGAGCTACACCACGTTCAGCCTGGCGGACATGGCGCTGTCGTCCACCACCCTGAACAAGACCGGCAAGCTCGACGCCAGCGTCACGGTGAAGAACACCGGCAAGGTCGATGGCGAAACCGTGGTGCAGTTGTATATCCAGGACGTGGCCGGCTCGATGATTCGCCCGATCAAGGAGCTGAAGAACTTCCAGAAGGTCATGCTCAAGGCCGGCGAAGAACGCACGCTGCACTTCACCATCACCGAGGAGGACTTGAAGTTCTACAACACCCAGCTCAAGTTCGCGGCGGAACCGGGTGAGTTCAATGTGCAGATCGGGCTGGATTCCCAGGATGTGCAGCAACAGACCTTTGAACTGCTCTAA
- a CDS encoding TonB-dependent receptor, whose translation MFRAPCHASHLFLRPTLIATCLAFSLSAQAASFKLQLPAQPLATSLSQVAQQAQIQLLFDESLLKNLQAPALNGHYTAEAAIRSLLKNGDFTLIKVGSTYVVRPDEGKTTQSGAIQLDTLSVIGTGNEVNSSTVNRSTLTQADIDRYQSNNIPSLLQTLPGVSQGGSLKPGGQTINIRGFGDAEDVPLTVDGATKTGFERYQQGTVFIEPELIKRIEVEKGPNSPFTGNGGFGGTVNMITKDAPDLLKDGRNSGAMLKYGYSSNDHEQVYSGAVYGRTDDGRFDALAYLTQRDGGDMKVAAKLPNENNQYPINPQRLPNSAQDVDGKLFKVNAHFTDEHSVGLSYSRSHSNRWTPFSAASYPTPPTQFNIDRYGYEGALKRFLAHRDTVDTTWSGKYEYQPLDNPLVDLTIKYSQSDTEQTDERDATAFFQLATGGRKMDTSYTDKNLDIRNVSLFDTGPLQHAVTVGGQIRKHIRETEMWMPGTTYNTARYNYGHFQPGFMPHGKVDTNSFFIQDAVTIGDVTITPSLRYDHVRNRGEGNDAPYYNNPDPAVGHDYSDRTYTGWSPRLALFWTVTPNVGLFANWSQTWRAPVIDEQYEVQGLGSRTATSVDLDPERITSITLGNITSFDNLIAQDDNLQLRTTLFHNKVEDEIFKATGVGCQNQAINGGSISSACPPGPMSNYRNIGGMTIKGVELESIYNSTYLFGSVSFAYAKGQHQGAYTNPWGPDVAARDIPPTKWVLVLGTHIPAWDAQVGWMGQFIGATDRLPSDKYSGGPGSGVGDLFFDQYGNKRYNTQGLFAKWAPQQAYLKGTEVNFTVDNLFNENFRPALSGDRAYTKGRDAKISVTRFF comes from the coding sequence ATGTTTCGCGCGCCTTGCCACGCTTCGCACCTGTTTCTTCGACCGACGCTCATTGCTACCTGCCTGGCCTTCAGCCTCAGCGCCCAGGCCGCGTCGTTCAAGCTGCAACTGCCGGCCCAGCCGCTGGCCACGTCCCTGAGCCAGGTGGCGCAACAGGCGCAAATCCAGCTGCTGTTCGATGAAAGCCTGCTCAAGAACCTGCAAGCGCCGGCACTCAACGGTCACTACACAGCGGAAGCGGCAATTCGCTCCCTGCTCAAGAATGGCGACTTCACCCTGATCAAGGTCGGCAGCACCTATGTCGTGCGCCCGGATGAGGGTAAGACCACCCAGAGCGGCGCGATCCAGCTGGACACGTTGAGCGTGATCGGCACCGGCAACGAAGTGAACTCCAGCACGGTCAACCGCTCCACCCTGACTCAGGCCGATATCGACCGCTACCAGTCCAATAACATCCCGAGCCTGTTGCAGACCCTGCCCGGCGTCAGCCAGGGCGGCTCGCTGAAACCCGGCGGCCAGACCATCAACATCCGTGGTTTCGGTGATGCCGAAGACGTACCGCTGACCGTGGACGGCGCCACCAAGACTGGCTTCGAGCGCTACCAGCAAGGCACCGTATTTATCGAGCCTGAGCTGATCAAGCGCATCGAAGTGGAAAAAGGCCCCAACTCGCCGTTCACCGGCAATGGCGGCTTCGGCGGCACGGTCAACATGATTACCAAGGACGCCCCGGACCTGCTCAAGGACGGCCGCAACAGCGGCGCGATGCTCAAATACGGCTACTCCAGCAATGACCATGAACAGGTCTACAGCGGTGCGGTGTATGGTCGTACCGACGATGGTCGCTTCGACGCGCTGGCCTACCTGACCCAACGGGACGGCGGCGATATGAAGGTGGCCGCCAAGTTGCCCAACGAGAACAACCAGTACCCCATCAACCCCCAGCGCCTGCCCAACAGCGCCCAGGATGTGGACGGCAAGCTGTTCAAGGTCAACGCGCATTTCACCGATGAGCACAGTGTCGGCCTGTCGTACTCACGCTCCCATAGCAACCGCTGGACGCCGTTTTCCGCAGCGAGCTATCCGACGCCGCCCACCCAGTTCAACATCGACCGCTACGGCTACGAAGGTGCGTTGAAGCGTTTCCTGGCCCACCGTGACACGGTCGACACCACTTGGTCGGGCAAGTACGAATACCAGCCCCTGGACAACCCGCTGGTGGACTTGACCATCAAGTATTCCCAGTCCGACACCGAGCAGACCGACGAGCGTGACGCCACCGCGTTTTTCCAGCTGGCCACCGGCGGGCGCAAGATGGACACGTCCTATACCGACAAGAACCTCGATATCCGTAACGTCAGCCTGTTCGATACCGGCCCCTTGCAGCATGCGGTGACGGTCGGCGGGCAGATCCGCAAACACATCCGCGAAACCGAAATGTGGATGCCCGGCACCACCTACAACACAGCGCGCTACAACTACGGGCACTTCCAGCCGGGCTTCATGCCCCACGGCAAGGTCGACACCAACAGCTTCTTTATCCAGGACGCGGTGACTATCGGCGACGTGACGATCACGCCGTCCCTGCGCTACGACCATGTGCGCAACCGCGGCGAAGGCAACGATGCGCCCTATTACAACAACCCCGACCCGGCCGTTGGCCACGACTACAGCGACCGCACCTACACAGGCTGGTCGCCACGCCTGGCGCTGTTCTGGACCGTGACGCCGAACGTCGGGCTGTTCGCCAACTGGAGCCAGACCTGGCGTGCGCCGGTGATCGACGAACAATATGAAGTCCAGGGCCTGGGCAGCCGTACCGCCACCAGCGTGGACCTGGACCCGGAACGCATCACCTCGATCACCCTGGGCAACATCACCAGCTTCGACAACCTGATCGCCCAGGACGACAACCTGCAACTGCGTACCACCCTGTTCCACAACAAAGTCGAAGACGAAATCTTCAAGGCCACCGGCGTGGGTTGCCAGAACCAGGCCATCAACGGCGGCAGTATTTCCTCGGCTTGCCCACCGGGGCCGATGTCCAACTACCGCAATATCGGTGGCATGACCATCAAGGGCGTCGAGCTGGAGTCGATCTATAACTCCACCTACCTGTTTGGCTCGGTGTCGTTCGCCTATGCCAAGGGCCAGCACCAAGGCGCCTACACCAACCCTTGGGGCCCTGATGTGGCAGCGCGGGATATCCCGCCGACCAAATGGGTGCTGGTCTTGGGCACCCACATCCCGGCCTGGGATGCCCAAGTGGGCTGGATGGGCCAGTTCATCGGTGCCACCGACCGCCTGCCCAGTGATAAATACTCCGGTGGCCCGGGTTCCGGTGTGGGTGACTTGTTCTTCGACCAGTACGGCAACAAGCGCTACAACACCCAGGGCCTGTTCGCCAAATGGGCCCCGCAGCAGGCGTACCTCAAAGGCACCGAGGTCAACTTCACCGTGGACAACCTGTTCAACGAAAACTTCCGCCCGGCCTTGAGCGGCGACCGCGCCTACACCAAGGGCCGCGATGCGAAGATCAGCGTGACGCGGTTCTTCTGA
- a CDS encoding TPM domain-containing protein has translation MRLLRISLALWLLACVGVAQAALTFPALSGRVVDSAQMIDPAVREQLTQQLQALEQTSGDQLVVVTVPDLQGVPIEDYGYQLGRQWGIGQKGKDNGALLIVSRDDRKVRIEVGYGLEGVLTDAQSWVIINQVILPKFKAGNFSQGISDGVAAMLQVVGGEPLAVPAHVADANFAKDNPGFSIGLFILLIGVLWLCNRMGLPVGAILLAILSSSGRGGGGGGGGGGFRGGGGGFGGGGASGGW, from the coding sequence ATGCGTTTATTACGGATAAGCCTGGCGTTGTGGCTGTTGGCCTGCGTGGGCGTGGCCCAGGCAGCGTTGACCTTCCCGGCGCTGAGCGGGCGTGTGGTGGACAGCGCGCAGATGATCGACCCGGCGGTGCGCGAGCAATTGACCCAGCAGTTGCAGGCGCTGGAGCAAACCTCGGGCGACCAGCTCGTGGTGGTCACCGTGCCCGACCTGCAGGGCGTGCCCATTGAAGACTACGGTTATCAATTGGGCCGCCAGTGGGGTATTGGCCAGAAGGGCAAGGACAACGGCGCGCTGCTGATCGTCTCCCGTGATGACCGCAAAGTGCGCATCGAAGTCGGTTACGGCCTGGAAGGTGTGCTGACGGATGCGCAATCCTGGGTGATCATCAATCAGGTGATCTTGCCGAAGTTCAAGGCCGGCAACTTCAGCCAGGGCATCAGCGATGGCGTGGCCGCGATGCTGCAGGTGGTGGGCGGCGAACCCTTGGCAGTGCCGGCCCATGTGGCGGATGCGAATTTCGCCAAGGATAATCCAGGGTTCTCCATCGGTTTGTTTATCCTGCTGATCGGCGTGTTATGGCTGTGCAATCGCATGGGCCTGCCGGTGGGCGCCATCCTGCTGGCCATTCTCAGCAGCAGTGGCCGCGGCGGCGGTGGGGGAGGCGGTGGCGGCGGTTTCCGGGGCGGCGGCGGTGGCTTCGGTGGCGGCGGGGCTTCGGGGGGCTGGTAA
- a CDS encoding class I SAM-dependent methyltransferase, with protein MSVTAQPANPAPDHHAQFIQLLSASLAQNAFIKLVLAKYVGEEAELQRLIIKPVTVKDQPCLSFVYRYKTRDITKNFPVAEGVAAIAALLPTSFKNAHLLSLTDEAQLEYSKKNKSSLFKSKPQQLREAPSAEHNREKNRFLDLSRPFLADLGVTDAKQALIPSMSRKWKQINKFIEVFSHALTSSPLKLDQPVRVADFGSGKGYLTFAIHDYLRNTLKAEGEVTGVELREDMVTLCNAAAARLEHPGLVFKCGDVRSVAPSELDVMIALHACDITTDYAIHTGIRSGASIIMCSPCCHKQIRLQIQSPALLKPMLQYGLHLGQQAEMVTDSLRALFLEACGYETKVFEFISLEHTNKNKMILAVKRAQPVDNAQLLVKIQELKAFYHITEHCLETLLRGDGYLA; from the coding sequence ATGTCCGTCACCGCTCAACCCGCCAACCCTGCGCCGGATCATCACGCCCAGTTCATCCAATTGCTGAGCGCAAGCCTTGCGCAAAACGCCTTTATCAAGCTGGTGCTGGCCAAGTACGTCGGTGAGGAAGCCGAGCTGCAACGGCTGATCATCAAGCCGGTCACCGTCAAAGACCAGCCGTGCCTGTCCTTCGTGTACCGCTACAAGACCCGCGACATCACCAAGAACTTCCCCGTGGCCGAGGGTGTGGCGGCGATTGCCGCACTGTTGCCGACGTCATTCAAGAACGCGCACTTGCTCTCGCTGACTGACGAAGCCCAGCTGGAATACAGCAAGAAGAACAAAAGCTCGCTGTTCAAAAGCAAACCGCAACAATTGCGCGAAGCACCGTCGGCCGAGCATAACCGTGAAAAGAACCGCTTCCTCGATCTGAGCCGGCCGTTCCTCGCCGACCTCGGTGTGACCGACGCCAAGCAGGCGCTGATCCCGTCGATGTCGCGTAAGTGGAAGCAGATCAACAAGTTCATCGAAGTGTTCAGCCATGCGCTGACGTCGTCGCCGTTGAAGCTCGATCAACCGGTGCGCGTTGCCGATTTCGGCTCGGGCAAGGGTTACCTGACTTTCGCCATCCATGACTACCTGCGCAATACCCTCAAGGCCGAGGGCGAGGTCACCGGCGTTGAATTGCGCGAAGACATGGTCACTCTGTGCAACGCCGCCGCCGCGCGGCTTGAGCACCCGGGGCTGGTGTTCAAATGCGGGGATGTGCGCAGCGTGGCGCCGAGTGAGCTGGACGTAATGATCGCCCTGCATGCCTGTGACATTACCACTGATTATGCGATTCACACCGGCATCCGTTCCGGCGCGTCGATCATCATGTGCTCGCCCTGCTGCCACAAGCAGATTCGCCTGCAGATCCAGAGCCCGGCGCTGCTCAAGCCGATGCTGCAATATGGCCTGCACCTGGGCCAGCAGGCGGAGATGGTCACCGACAGCTTGCGCGCGTTGTTCCTCGAAGCCTGTGGCTATGAGACCAAGGTGTTTGAGTTCATCTCGCTGGAGCACACCAACAAGAACAAGATGATTCTTGCGGTCAAGCGTGCGCAGCCGGTGGACAACGCGCAGTTGCTGGTGAAAATCCAGGAGCTCAAGGCGTTCTACCACATCACGGAACACTGCCTGGAAACCCTGCTGCGCGGGGATGGCTACCTGGCCTGA
- a CDS encoding TPM domain-containing protein, with amino-acid sequence MALLTEHEQRQVAEAIARVEKTTDAELVTVLAARADDYAYIPLLWASLIALVVPGVVHYLSGYLTMYTLLLAQWATFIVLCLVFRLPKVTTRLIPRSVRHWRASNLARRQFLEQNLHHTVGSTGVLIFVSEAERYVEILVDDGISQRLDDSNWDAIVQAFTQQVKQGQTLVGFIACVEACGELLKVHVPVTQTRNELPNRLVVLE; translated from the coding sequence ATGGCATTACTGACTGAACACGAGCAACGCCAAGTCGCCGAAGCCATCGCCCGGGTCGAGAAAACCACCGACGCGGAGTTGGTGACCGTGCTGGCGGCGCGTGCCGATGACTACGCCTACATCCCGTTATTGTGGGCGAGCTTGATCGCGTTGGTGGTGCCGGGCGTGGTGCATTACCTGTCGGGCTACCTGACGATGTACACATTGCTGTTGGCGCAATGGGCGACGTTCATTGTGTTGTGCCTGGTGTTCCGCTTGCCCAAGGTCACCACCCGGCTGATTCCGCGTTCGGTTCGCCATTGGCGCGCCTCGAACCTGGCGCGCCGGCAGTTCCTGGAGCAGAACCTGCACCACACCGTGGGCAGCACCGGTGTGCTGATTTTTGTCAGCGAGGCGGAGCGTTATGTGGAGATCCTGGTGGATGACGGGATTTCCCAGCGCCTGGATGACAGCAACTGGGATGCCATCGTCCAGGCGTTTACCCAGCAGGTGAAGCAGGGCCAGACCCTGGTCGGGTTTATCGCCTGTGTTGAGGCCTGTGGCGAGTTGCTCAAGGTGCATGTGCCGGTGACGCAGACGCGCAATGAGCTGCCTAATCGCCTGGTTGTACTTGAATAG
- a CDS encoding FecR family protein, whose product MNRLSDIDALDIEASDSIDAQAASWFARNGNEASRADRKAFATWQAVPAHARAYAEFEQLWADLAQLQQLNKPVPLPQRKPSLWRPALAVAAALLCAVLATPLGAPRELYHTQIATQPKGMRMLNLPDGSSLFVNANTRIRVDFNAHQRILHLDKGQLYIEVAADKERPLYVQAGESNVRVVGTRFDVRRGQQQLVVSVAHGQVAFEPDGKSPVTLLGARQRAAYDYAKGTLQQQTLSAEEVADWRSGHLSFRNRELAGLVDELSLYRPQQPMRVNKAVAQLKVSGNLDVNDPDALLNALPALLPVKTVVSADGIMRIEPSK is encoded by the coding sequence ATGAACCGCCTGAGCGACATCGACGCCCTGGACATCGAAGCGAGCGACTCCATCGACGCCCAGGCCGCCAGCTGGTTTGCACGCAACGGCAACGAGGCGAGCCGCGCCGACCGCAAAGCCTTTGCCACTTGGCAGGCTGTGCCTGCGCACGCGCGCGCCTATGCCGAATTCGAACAGCTGTGGGCCGACCTGGCCCAATTGCAGCAACTGAACAAACCCGTGCCATTGCCCCAGCGCAAGCCCAGCCTCTGGCGCCCTGCCCTGGCGGTGGCCGCTGCCCTGCTCTGCGCCGTGCTGGCGACGCCTCTCGGCGCGCCCCGCGAGCTGTATCACACCCAGATCGCCACCCAGCCCAAGGGCATGCGCATGTTAAACCTGCCCGATGGCAGCAGCTTGTTTGTGAATGCCAACACCCGCATCCGTGTGGACTTCAACGCCCACCAACGCATCCTGCACCTGGACAAGGGCCAGCTGTATATCGAAGTGGCCGCCGACAAGGAGCGCCCACTCTACGTACAGGCCGGCGAGTCGAACGTACGGGTGGTGGGCACCCGTTTTGATGTGCGTCGCGGCCAGCAGCAACTGGTGGTCAGTGTTGCCCATGGCCAAGTGGCGTTCGAACCGGATGGCAAAAGCCCGGTCACCCTGCTCGGCGCCCGGCAACGCGCTGCTTACGACTACGCCAAGGGCACCTTGCAACAGCAAACCCTCAGCGCCGAAGAAGTGGCCGATTGGCGCAGCGGGCACTTGTCGTTTCGCAATCGCGAGCTCGCCGGTCTGGTCGACGAATTGAGTTTGTATCGGCCCCAACAACCAATGCGGGTCAATAAGGCCGTCGCCCAACTCAAGGTGTCGGGCAACCTTGACGTGAATGACCCGGACGCCCTGCTCAACGCCCTGCCCGCATTGTTGCCGGTGAAAACCGTAGTGTCGGCCGATGGCATTATGAGAATCGAGCCAAGCAAATAG
- a CDS encoding LemA family protein yields MQAAQHYRWGFKAAALLLISTVLSGCGINNIPTLDEQAKAAWGQVQNQYQRRADLIPNLVEVVKGYAAHEQDTLTAVIEARAKATSIQVDASTLDNPEKLKQFQQAQDGLSGALSRLMVVSERYPDLKANQNFLALQSQLEGTENRIAVARRDFIQAVQAYNTEIRTFPGRLWHTVMYSDLPIRATFEATSADADKAPQVKFK; encoded by the coding sequence ATGCAAGCAGCACAACATTACCGCTGGGGCTTCAAGGCTGCGGCTTTGCTACTGATCAGCACCGTGCTGAGCGGTTGCGGCATCAACAACATCCCGACCCTGGACGAACAGGCCAAGGCGGCCTGGGGTCAGGTGCAGAACCAGTACCAGCGCCGTGCCGACCTGATCCCCAACCTGGTGGAAGTGGTCAAGGGCTACGCCGCCCATGAGCAAGACACCCTGACCGCGGTGATTGAAGCGCGGGCCAAGGCCACCTCGATCCAGGTGGATGCCAGCACCCTCGACAACCCGGAAAAACTCAAGCAGTTCCAGCAAGCCCAGGATGGCCTGAGCGGTGCACTCAGCCGTTTGATGGTGGTGTCCGAGCGTTACCCGGACCTCAAGGCCAACCAGAACTTCCTGGCCCTGCAGTCCCAGCTTGAAGGCACCGAGAACCGGATCGCCGTGGCTCGTCGTGATTTCATCCAGGCCGTGCAAGCCTACAACACCGAAATCCGTACTTTCCCGGGCCGCCTGTGGCACACCGTGATGTACAGCGACCTGCCGATTCGCGCCACGTTTGAAGCCACCAGTGCCGACGCCGATAAAGCGCCGCAAGTGAAGTTCAAATAA